The sequence GTCACTTAATATAGTTAATTTCTCAGCAAAAGCATTATATTCTTCATACGCCTCTCCGATCATCAGCCTTGCTGCTTCCTGCTGTTTATTCTCACGGCTCAACTGCAGGATTTCATCTGAAGCAGCCCTGTATTTTTCCCATCCTGTGCTTGCTGCTTCATAATCAGCTTGTCCTTTTTGAGCATCACTGTCTGCAGTGATAATCGCATTCAGCTTCGCACAGGTATCCTGGATCTGACTCTCCAGCTTCTGGATTTCTTCTTCGCAGGAGTTCATGACTGCTGCATCTGATTCTACCAGATGCTGATACTGTTTGATTCTGTATTTCGCAGTCATTGTCTCTAAATCCTGCAGATATTCCAATGACGGAGACCAGACCTCCGTGATCTTCTCTATATTTGAACGGATCACTAATGTTGAGATCAGTGCCACCAACACTAAAAATAATGTCATAACAAGTACTGTCATTCGATATACTTTTAATTTCCCTGCAACCTTTAAGTTAGCTATACGCTTTTTAATCTTTTCCATGATAGTTTTCCCTTTCTTTGTAAATTATTGATCTTTTATCACATTTGTTTATCCATAAGCTGCTATAAAATAGCATACTTTATTGGAAAAGTCTATAAAAAAAAGTATTAAATTATTTTCTACTACATATTAGTGGTTCTATTGCTAGAAACTGGTGAAAATTAATCTAAATTCTGTCTCCTGGATGAACACTTTTCACAATGCTGCTTCAAATGTTCAGAACAATGCTTTCAGATAACACTGAACATTGACAACTGAATAACTGCCAGATATTGAATTTTCAAGGTGCATAGCTAAAATTTATGTGCGAAGTTTGAGTTTATAATTAAAATTGTACTTTAAAAAGCACAATCACAACAAAGCCCGTGTTCAACTAGCTGAAAAGCTGATAAGCACTGGTTTTGTAACCTTTTTAGTAGAATTGTAAAGTTCTAATACAATCAAAGTATTGCTTGTTTTGTTATAATCCGTGTGTTATATTAGACATGTAAATGATTTTTGCTCAAATCATTGCAGGGCTTACCCTCTTCCTTGGGTAGGCCTTTTTTATTTCTCGTCATTTTGGGGTGTATTTACACCTCTTACCCTTGTAGATACTACAGCTCCTAAAGGAACCATATTTACAGTCACCTGACCATCAGCTTTTCGTGTAATCAGTGTACCACCTCTCTGTATATAACTCTTATCAATATCTTTATATCCAAGATAATCTATCGACATTCCATATGTCATCTGGATTCCCTTATATATAAGTGAAAGGGTATTCAGATGGTCATGTCCGCAAAACATCCATTTAATAACACCATTCTCCACTGCTTTGTTAAAAAATGTTCCTTCAAACTTTGAAATTCCAAAATGCTCATTCTTCTCAGCAATACTGCCATGCTGATATATTACGCTTTTATCACCAAGCTTCATCTTACGGTATGCTTCCTTAAATTCCGCAGGCGGCATGTGGAAAAATGCCATCGCCTTAATATCCGGATTACATTTTTTCAAGTCATTAAGCCTGTTCATGCACCACTCTACCTGATCATCATGTATCCGGTCAAATCCGCTGTAAAACCAGCCTCCTTCACCATACATATTAGAATCAAGCATAACAAGTGGCAATATAGCATTGCCATCTGAATCGGTAAGATTAATAAAGAAGTTTCCTACACCTGTAAGTTCTTTCCTGCCTTCAGTAAATATGCAATATTTCCCTTTCTTATAAATTTGCGCAAGTTCTTCCTTATTACAAGTCGAACCCATCTCGCAGTCGTGATTACCAAAAACAAGTGTATACGGAATTGCAAAGCTGTCCATGAATTTCATCAGCTTGTACGCCTGCTTTCTGTTATTAAGCGTACCCACCTTCGGCAGAAATGGAAATATAGAATCTCCAGTTAGCACTATCATATCAGGCTTTGCTTTATGAATAATCTTTGTTACTGCATTTAGCGCCATCTTATCCTTCTTTCTTGATATAAAACCAAATCCCAGATGAAGGTCTGTAAGCTGCAATATCTTAAAATCTTTATTCTTATCAATTTTATATGTAAATGTTTCATTGTCTGTCTGCTTTAAATTGTCTGATTTATACATACTTTCACGCCTTTCTTTCCGGCACTAAAATTAATACCGGTTATATATTTAGCTGAGTGGTATTAATGCTCCTATAGCCGAAACTATCGTCGATACTACCATAAGAATCTGAAATGGCAGCGTTCCTATCACTCCGCATATAGGACTGGCTCCTGCTTTCTTTCTTGATTTACCATATGTCAGAACGAGCATTATGCTCACCAGTACAACTACACCACTCATAATTCTTGTAAGTATTATAAAACTG is a genomic window of [Eubacterium] eligens ATCC 27750 containing:
- a CDS encoding metallophosphoesterase, producing MYKSDNLKQTDNETFTYKIDKNKDFKILQLTDLHLGFGFISRKKDKMALNAVTKIIHKAKPDMIVLTGDSIFPFLPKVGTLNNRKQAYKLMKFMDSFAIPYTLVFGNHDCEMGSTCNKEELAQIYKKGKYCIFTEGRKELTGVGNFFINLTDSDGNAILPLVMLDSNMYGEGGWFYSGFDRIHDDQVEWCMNRLNDLKKCNPDIKAMAFFHMPPAEFKEAYRKMKLGDKSVIYQHGSIAEKNEHFGISKFEGTFFNKAVENGVIKWMFCGHDHLNTLSLIYKGIQMTYGMSIDYLGYKDIDKSYIQRGGTLITRKADGQVTVNMVPLGAVVSTRVRGVNTPQNDEK